A genome region from candidate division KSB1 bacterium includes the following:
- a CDS encoding Gfo/Idh/MocA family oxidoreductase yields the protein MKSRKNQSVDGLDRRTFVKSAAAAAAFTIVPSHVLGKDKTPPSDKMNIAAVGVGGMGESNLEEMETENIVALCDVDWEYSAEVFEKYPDAARYKDYREMLDKEKDIDGVVVATPDHTHAIVTLAAMDLDKHVYTQKPLTRTVSEARALTKAAKTKQLVTQMGNQAHSGEHIRLIIEWINDGAIGPVREVHAWTNRPVWPQGILKRPEPMPVPDTLSWDLWLGPAPFREYNDIYLPFNWRGWQDFGCGALGDMGCHVIDLAHTALRLGYPERVTASKTTQMDPDDRWKKAENTETFPHGSLVTFEFPQRGELPPVTLTWYDGGLQPPRPQELEDGREMPDTGLLFIGDKGVLMTGDEMTRLIPETFMRSYDLPEKTIPRIEVSHEQNWIQCCKELKTASSHFVYAGPLTETVLLGNVALAFPYESLEYDWKSMQFTNKPEASEWINHDYREGWSL from the coding sequence GTGAAGTCTCGGAAAAATCAAAGCGTAGACGGACTCGATCGACGTACATTTGTCAAAAGCGCAGCTGCTGCAGCCGCGTTCACCATTGTGCCCAGTCATGTTCTGGGAAAAGACAAGACACCCCCTAGCGATAAAATGAATATTGCCGCTGTGGGGGTAGGCGGCATGGGTGAAAGCAATCTTGAAGAAATGGAAACGGAAAATATTGTTGCCCTCTGTGATGTGGACTGGGAGTATTCCGCTGAGGTGTTTGAAAAATATCCGGATGCTGCGCGCTACAAAGATTATCGGGAAATGCTGGACAAAGAAAAAGACATTGACGGGGTGGTCGTAGCAACGCCGGATCATACGCATGCGATTGTGACTCTCGCGGCCATGGACCTGGACAAGCATGTGTATACGCAAAAACCATTGACACGCACCGTCTCCGAAGCCCGGGCCCTGACCAAAGCAGCCAAAACCAAACAGCTTGTCACCCAGATGGGCAATCAGGCGCATTCAGGAGAGCATATCCGTCTGATTATCGAATGGATTAACGACGGCGCCATCGGGCCCGTGCGCGAGGTGCATGCCTGGACCAACCGGCCGGTCTGGCCGCAGGGTATACTCAAACGCCCGGAACCCATGCCTGTGCCGGACACGTTGAGCTGGGATTTATGGCTGGGACCGGCGCCGTTTCGCGAATACAACGACATTTATCTGCCGTTCAACTGGCGCGGCTGGCAGGATTTCGGCTGCGGCGCACTGGGGGATATGGGCTGTCACGTGATCGATCTGGCGCACACGGCGCTCAGACTGGGCTATCCCGAGCGTGTCACCGCCAGCAAAACCACACAGATGGATCCGGATGACCGCTGGAAAAAAGCCGAGAACACTGAGACCTTTCCGCATGGATCGCTGGTCACCTTTGAATTCCCGCAGCGCGGCGAATTACCTCCCGTGACATTGACTTGGTACGACGGTGGACTTCAGCCGCCGCGTCCGCAGGAACTCGAAGACGGACGGGAGATGCCGGATACCGGATTGCTGTTTATCGGTGACAAGGGTGTTTTGATGACCGGTGATGAAATGACCCGTCTGATCCCGGAGACGTTTATGCGCTCTTATGATCTGCCTGAAAAAACCATTCCTCGTATTGAGGTAAGTCATGAGCAAAATTGGATCCAGTGCTGCAAAGAACTGAAAACCGCGAGCTCGCATTTCGTTTATGCCGGACCCCTGACGGAAACGGTCCTGTTGGGGAATGTGGCTCTGGCCTTTCCGTACGAGAGTCTGGAATATGACTGGAAAAGCATGCAGTTCACCAACAAGCCGGAAGCCTCTGAGTGGATAAATCATGATTATCGGGAAGGCTGGTCACTGTAA
- a CDS encoding D-glucuronyl C5-epimerase family protein: MTPIPITYYIDWSGLESFDYDFDRDGVPRVDYGGSIGLRYSPITVAQYGLYCMGEWEHHDDIQKRDHALNCCRWLYDNAQDGEYDSKVWPFDFDLPFYGPEAPWISAMAQGEAVSLLLRGAVIANRNDYESLCSRALIPFQFPVSNHGVVERLSNGSPVFQEYPTHPPSHVLNGHIFALLGLYDYALYFDDKNIMALTQKGVNTLKFHWHRWDTGHWTRYDLHPTRRLASGMYHELHVRQFRVLAALFEDKVLVDVARRWRGMQKNPWYRLRWYGSKIREKIRLRGYSQ; the protein is encoded by the coding sequence ATGACACCCATTCCTATAACCTATTATATCGATTGGTCCGGCCTGGAATCGTTTGACTATGATTTTGATCGCGATGGCGTACCGCGTGTCGATTACGGTGGTTCCATCGGACTACGATATTCACCCATCACAGTCGCTCAGTACGGTTTGTACTGCATGGGGGAGTGGGAGCATCATGACGATATTCAAAAACGCGATCATGCGTTGAACTGCTGCCGCTGGCTGTATGACAATGCGCAGGACGGCGAATATGACAGCAAAGTGTGGCCGTTCGATTTTGATCTGCCGTTTTACGGGCCTGAAGCTCCCTGGATATCCGCCATGGCCCAGGGTGAAGCCGTATCCCTGTTGCTGCGCGGCGCGGTCATTGCAAACCGAAACGACTATGAATCGCTTTGCTCCCGGGCGCTCATTCCGTTTCAGTTTCCGGTTTCCAATCACGGTGTGGTCGAACGATTATCGAACGGCTCACCGGTGTTCCAAGAATATCCCACGCATCCGCCGTCACATGTGCTGAACGGTCATATTTTTGCGCTATTGGGATTATATGATTACGCACTTTATTTTGATGACAAAAATATTATGGCGCTGACGCAAAAGGGTGTAAATACGCTGAAATTTCACTGGCATCGCTGGGATACGGGTCACTGGACACGTTACGATCTGCATCCCACACGCCGACTGGCTTCAGGCATGTACCATGAACTGCATGTCCGGCAATTCAGGGTGTTGGCAGCGTTGTTTGAAGACAAGGTCCTTGTTGATGTAGCACGGCGCTGGCGCGGGATGCAGAAAAATCCCTGGTATCGTCTGCGATGGTACGGGAGTAAAATCCGGGAAAAAATACGACTGCGCGGATATTCGCAATGA
- a CDS encoding M23 family metallopeptidase — MTYIWPTDASRVLTSSFAESRGGRFHAGIDIKTWGRVGYKIVAIRDGTISRINVSPFGYGKAIYLTLDTGEHVVYAHLNQFRKDIEDWVWKEQQSRGRYGVKLYPEKSQFPVKQGNVLGTTGQTGIGYPHLHFEIRDASHHPINPHRLGYRVQDSKAPFITKVLIKPLNAFASVERDVQPQIYYPVHLGNHQYQLTDTVQVHGCIAFAVSAFDQMEGYSHKFGTFINELYIDDSLRFRARYDKFSYSANHYFKLDRDYRQLVRGHGYFYNLYRETNNILPFYDKAPEYTGVLNVAPDQQPCRLHAGSSNGVMDVDQPCRFDIRVQDYWGNTASVTGFLAPAADTLFAAPVPPENDLDTIEALVIDDIAADSAGLDRLLLPPFDVEIDYFDYHARLQLSLNSTWPYHPIVLGELPEGRIAQSPLIHSDSVWIGAWPLDPEQQGPIRLKLLARNYIAPDIIQNITLPVHTVNPGEQRILVNADSTCTLVFSPYSLFKTMHVRFDTTLPDSSNTKLIGTVHDLEPRDVPMEKGATLRLTCPDSVPNRQQLALFSKFKQHYSFIGNSYDPVSQTFSGQISSLGSYCIARDAEPPVVWALQPVNGDTLTDVKPVLSVRFKDEMSGVSGEDNRQLILDGKPLIAVYDPEAEILRYQPRRLLTPGRHILKARIRDRCGNITQQSSVFVIKEDL, encoded by the coding sequence TTGACATACATTTGGCCTACGGATGCCAGCCGCGTGTTGACATCATCCTTTGCCGAATCCCGGGGCGGACGCTTTCATGCAGGCATTGATATCAAAACCTGGGGCCGGGTCGGATACAAGATTGTTGCCATACGCGACGGCACGATTTCCCGTATCAATGTATCGCCGTTCGGTTACGGCAAGGCCATTTATTTGACGCTGGATACCGGCGAACACGTGGTGTATGCGCATTTGAATCAATTCCGTAAAGACATCGAAGACTGGGTTTGGAAAGAACAGCAGAGCCGCGGCCGATACGGTGTAAAACTGTATCCCGAAAAGTCGCAATTTCCGGTCAAACAGGGAAATGTGCTGGGAACCACCGGACAAACCGGCATCGGGTATCCGCATCTGCATTTTGAAATACGCGATGCATCGCATCATCCGATCAATCCGCATAGACTGGGTTACCGCGTTCAGGACAGCAAAGCCCCGTTTATTACCAAAGTTTTAATCAAGCCGCTGAACGCATTCGCCAGTGTTGAGCGCGATGTACAGCCGCAAATTTATTATCCGGTGCATCTGGGAAATCACCAGTACCAGCTCACTGATACGGTGCAGGTGCACGGGTGTATTGCCTTTGCTGTGTCTGCGTTTGATCAGATGGAAGGATATTCTCACAAGTTTGGAACTTTTATCAATGAACTGTACATTGATGATTCCCTGCGGTTCCGCGCCCGCTATGACAAATTCAGCTATTCCGCAAATCATTATTTCAAACTCGACCGCGATTACCGTCAGTTGGTGCGCGGACACGGCTATTTTTACAATCTGTATCGAGAAACTAATAACATTCTGCCGTTTTATGATAAAGCGCCGGAATACACCGGTGTGCTGAATGTCGCGCCAGATCAGCAACCGTGCCGTTTGCACGCCGGATCTTCCAATGGGGTCATGGATGTGGATCAACCCTGCCGGTTCGATATCCGGGTACAGGATTATTGGGGCAATACCGCATCCGTTACCGGTTTCCTTGCGCCGGCCGCAGATACGCTGTTTGCTGCGCCTGTACCGCCGGAAAATGACCTGGATACGATTGAAGCGCTGGTGATTGATGATATTGCAGCCGATTCGGCGGGGCTGGACAGGTTGTTACTGCCACCGTTTGACGTTGAAATCGATTATTTTGATTATCATGCGCGCCTTCAATTGAGTTTGAACAGCACTTGGCCTTATCATCCGATTGTACTCGGAGAACTGCCGGAAGGGCGCATTGCCCAATCGCCTCTGATTCACAGCGACAGTGTCTGGATCGGCGCGTGGCCGCTTGATCCGGAACAGCAGGGGCCGATCCGGTTAAAGCTCCTGGCCCGAAATTATATTGCACCGGATATTATTCAGAATATCACATTACCGGTGCATACGGTGAATCCCGGCGAGCAGCGCATACTGGTCAATGCCGACAGCACCTGTACTCTGGTGTTTTCGCCTTATTCTCTGTTCAAAACGATGCATGTGCGTTTTGATACAACTCTGCCGGACAGCAGCAATACGAAACTCATCGGGACTGTGCATGATCTGGAACCGCGTGACGTACCCATGGAAAAAGGCGCTACCTTGCGCCTAACTTGCCCTGATTCCGTTCCAAATCGACAACAACTGGCTCTGTTCTCTAAATTTAAACAGCATTATTCCTTTATTGGAAATTCTTATGATCCGGTTTCCCAAACCTTTTCCGGACAGATCAGCAGCTTGGGCTCTTATTGCATTGCCCGCGATGCCGAACCGCCGGTGGTGTGGGCGCTGCAGCCGGTGAATGGAGATACGCTGACAGATGTCAAGCCTGTTTTGTCTGTGCGCTTTAAAGACGAAATGTCCGGGGTGTCCGGCGAAGACAATCGGCAGCTGATTCTGGACGGGAAGCCGCTCATTGCGGTCTATGATCCGGAAGCGGAAATCCTGCGGTATCAACCGCGCCGGCTGCTGACACCGGGGCGTCATATTTTAAAAGCGCGTATTAGGGACCGGTGCGGGAATATCACGCAGCAATCCAGTGTATTTGTTATCAAAGAGGATCTATGA
- a CDS encoding PIN domain-containing protein — protein MYLIDTNIFLEILLKQDKSEACKFFLHSIGVILFRQNEEKTLLKFLSDILLKSNLLSLPKKNYEEIINIKNEIGLDFDDSYQYSICKHYNLKFITMDQDFKKVKDIDIQFL, from the coding sequence ATGTATTTAATTGATACGAATATATTTTTAGAAATTTTGCTGAAACAAGATAAAAGTGAAGCGTGTAAATTTTTTCTCCATTCCATCGGAGTTATTCTATTTAGACAGAATGAAGAAAAGACACTCTTAAAGTTTCTTTCTGATATTCTTCTGAAATCCAATCTTCTATCTCTCCCAAAGAAAAACTATGAAGAAATAATAAATATAAAAAATGAAATTGGTTTAGATTTTGATGATTCGTATCAATATAGTATATGTAAGCATTACAATCTTAAATTTATCACTATGGATCAAGATTTTAAAAAGGTGAAAGACATAGACATCCAATTTTTATAA
- a CDS encoding P-II family nitrogen regulator, producing MKLIKAYIRDEKTKDVFKALDQAGFHSMTFAKCQGTGQYSDHEKKHISPDYPFADAFKVVKLEILVADEHVDTLVSTIRESGRTGYQGDGMILVSPVDQAYKVRNDEEGILNI from the coding sequence ATGAAACTCATTAAAGCCTATATTCGTGACGAAAAAACAAAAGATGTGTTCAAAGCTCTGGATCAGGCCGGATTTCACAGCATGACCTTTGCCAAATGCCAGGGTACGGGACAGTATTCGGACCATGAAAAAAAACATATCAGTCCCGATTATCCATTCGCCGACGCCTTCAAGGTGGTTAAACTGGAAATTCTGGTCGCCGATGAACACGTGGACACCCTGGTCTCGACCATCCGGGAAAGCGGCCGCACCGGCTACCAGGGCGACGGCATGATCCTGGTCTCGCCGGTGGATCAGGCATACAAGGTGCGCAATGATGAAGAAGGAATTCTCAATATTTAA
- a CDS encoding efflux RND transporter periplasmic adaptor subunit, with product MTIKTYIQNHKWTIIALAAGLFSGWLFFHSPAPQPQSGEHADHAHAGQEETIWTCSMHPQIRQDESGQCPICGMDLIPLSSAESDGVDPDAITMTKSAAKLADIQTMRASRGTPKKSVFLQGKVTADERNIAELTARFGGRIEKLFVNFTGETVKKGEKLVTIYSPGLISAQQELIEARALKNSRPSLYQAARAKLKLWELSDEQIADIEQQGEPKLYFDVLSPISGTVMKRHVSLGDYIKEGSALFQVIDLSRVWVRFDAYESDLPWISVGDPVKFSIQSRPGKTYSARVAFVDPMINPRTRTAAVRLNLSNEQRDLKPEMFVRGVLHSRIAEATDKLLIPKTAILWTGKRAVVYVKMSADSPTFRYREITLGPQAGDFYVVADGLQPGEEIAVNGVFKIDAAAQLEGKPSMMNPGGGEISAGHDHGGMDMPSGDGPKTETPAPAEAVPGAFKEQLTRVYRAYLQMKDAFVDSDPEQVSQSAGQVSDALKQVDMGLLQGETHMTWMDQLEQLNTSVKAIAETSDLKAKRLEFSDFNQTFYSTVKTFGLADVTAYYQYCPMANKDTGAYWLSSSKEIRNPYFGDAMLKCGETRETIK from the coding sequence ATGACTATCAAAACATACATTCAGAACCACAAATGGACGATAATCGCATTGGCCGCAGGATTGTTTTCGGGATGGCTGTTTTTCCATTCCCCGGCGCCGCAACCGCAATCCGGAGAACACGCGGATCATGCACACGCCGGGCAGGAGGAAACCATCTGGACCTGTTCTATGCACCCACAGATACGACAGGATGAATCGGGACAGTGTCCCATCTGTGGCATGGATTTGATCCCTCTGTCTTCCGCCGAATCAGACGGTGTGGATCCGGATGCCATTACCATGACCAAATCGGCAGCCAAACTGGCGGACATACAGACCATGCGTGCGTCACGCGGCACACCGAAAAAATCCGTATTCCTGCAGGGCAAGGTGACAGCGGATGAACGCAATATCGCAGAGCTCACCGCCCGGTTCGGCGGACGTATTGAAAAACTGTTTGTTAATTTCACAGGCGAGACTGTAAAAAAAGGCGAAAAGCTGGTTACTATTTATTCGCCGGGACTCATTTCAGCACAGCAGGAACTGATCGAGGCGCGGGCATTGAAAAACAGCCGGCCCTCCCTGTACCAGGCGGCCCGCGCCAAACTGAAACTCTGGGAGCTAAGCGATGAACAAATCGCGGACATTGAACAACAGGGTGAACCCAAACTGTATTTCGATGTGCTGTCGCCGATATCCGGAACCGTGATGAAACGGCATGTTTCTCTTGGAGATTACATCAAAGAAGGCTCCGCCCTGTTCCAGGTCATTGATTTAAGCCGGGTCTGGGTGCGCTTTGATGCCTATGAAAGCGATCTGCCCTGGATCTCGGTCGGCGATCCGGTAAAGTTCAGCATCCAGTCTCGTCCCGGCAAGACCTACAGCGCCAGGGTTGCGTTTGTCGATCCCATGATCAATCCGCGCACCCGCACTGCCGCAGTTCGGCTGAATCTGTCCAATGAACAGCGCGATCTGAAACCGGAAATGTTTGTCCGCGGTGTGCTGCATTCCCGTATTGCGGAAGCTACGGATAAACTGCTGATCCCCAAAACCGCGATTCTCTGGACCGGAAAACGGGCTGTGGTGTATGTCAAAATGTCCGCCGATTCACCCACTTTTCGGTATCGTGAAATCACTCTCGGCCCTCAAGCCGGCGACTTTTATGTGGTGGCAGACGGACTGCAGCCGGGCGAGGAAATTGCCGTGAACGGTGTATTCAAGATTGACGCCGCTGCGCAGCTGGAGGGCAAACCCAGCATGATGAATCCGGGCGGCGGCGAGATATCCGCCGGACATGATCACGGCGGTATGGATATGCCGTCCGGTGACGGACCGAAAACAGAGACACCGGCACCGGCCGAAGCAGTTCCCGGCGCATTTAAAGAACAGCTTACGCGTGTCTATCGCGCTTATCTGCAGATGAAAGACGCATTCGTAGACTCGGATCCGGAACAGGTGAGTCAGAGTGCCGGGCAGGTCAGCGACGCTTTGAAACAGGTGGATATGGGACTGCTGCAAGGCGAGACGCATATGACCTGGATGGACCAGTTGGAACAGCTGAACACAAGCGTCAAAGCCATTGCTGAAACATCAGACTTGAAAGCAAAGCGTCTGGAATTCAGTGATTTCAATCAGACGTTTTACAGCACAGTCAAAACATTCGGACTCGCAGATGTGACCGCCTATTATCAGTACTGTCCCATGGCCAATAAAGACACCGGCGCTTATTGGCTGAGCAGCAGTAAAGAGATCCGCAATCCCTACTTTGGTGACGCCATGCTAAAGTGCGGGGAAACCCGGGAAACAATTAAATAA
- a CDS encoding glycosyltransferase family 4 protein: MKKLLMISYYFPPLGMGGTQRPAKFAKYLHEFGWQPTVLTVKPVAYFAQDQSLLNELAHVRIIRTESWDPQRLLARLGRQRDAAAGQSAGGGIGRWINEKLLPFVLQPDSKRLWLAHACRTARKLLRSESFDAVYTTSPPHSVQLLGLELKKRFEIPWIADFRDAWAGGVVVHEPTKYQYQHNLRLQKQVLNAADAVLSVTPGLARDLQPLAGDTPVQLLTNGFDPEDYPESRRSDDRFVLCHCGSITKFSHPDVVLHACALMKEKYPDGSKTFRLQFVGYDALGDLEKRVERYGIHDMVDIVGYQPHTKALEYLVSADALLLIAQGRKQDRFIPGKVFEYIGAQKPILAVCNVDDTRNLLRQSKTAVVVQPQAPDVAEAMQSLMRDKGSIQAEPDFARQYERREQTRKLTQILERL; encoded by the coding sequence ATGAAAAAACTGTTGATGATTTCCTATTATTTCCCGCCGCTGGGGATGGGCGGCACACAGCGGCCTGCCAAGTTTGCCAAGTATTTGCATGAATTCGGCTGGCAGCCTACGGTGTTGACGGTCAAGCCGGTGGCCTATTTCGCTCAGGATCAAAGCCTTTTGAATGAACTGGCGCATGTGCGCATTATCCGCACCGAGTCCTGGGACCCACAGCGGCTTTTGGCGCGTTTGGGCCGCCAGCGCGATGCCGCTGCCGGACAATCGGCCGGAGGCGGCATCGGGAGGTGGATCAATGAAAAATTGCTGCCGTTTGTGCTGCAGCCGGACAGCAAACGGTTGTGGCTGGCGCATGCCTGCCGGACCGCCCGTAAGCTGCTGCGCTCGGAATCTTTTGATGCCGTATATACCACGTCACCTCCGCATTCTGTACAGCTGTTGGGACTCGAACTGAAAAAACGCTTTGAAATACCCTGGATTGCCGATTTCCGCGATGCCTGGGCCGGCGGCGTGGTGGTGCATGAACCCACAAAATATCAATATCAGCATAATCTGCGTCTGCAAAAACAGGTTCTGAATGCCGCGGATGCTGTCTTGTCCGTTACACCCGGACTTGCACGCGATTTGCAGCCGCTGGCCGGGGATACGCCGGTGCAATTATTAACCAATGGATTCGATCCGGAGGATTATCCTGAGTCCCGGCGTTCTGATGACCGGTTTGTGCTCTGTCATTGCGGTTCTATTACAAAGTTCAGTCATCCTGATGTGGTGCTGCATGCGTGTGCGCTGATGAAAGAGAAATACCCGGATGGGTCTAAAACGTTCCGGCTGCAGTTTGTCGGGTATGACGCTCTGGGTGATCTGGAAAAGCGTGTTGAACGATACGGTATTCATGATATGGTTGATATCGTCGGCTATCAACCACATACCAAAGCCCTGGAATATCTGGTTTCCGCCGATGCGTTGTTGTTAATCGCACAGGGTCGAAAACAGGACCGGTTCATTCCCGGCAAAGTGTTTGAATATATCGGTGCTCAAAAACCGATCCTTGCCGTATGCAATGTGGATGATACGCGCAATCTGCTGCGGCAGAGCAAAACGGCTGTTGTTGTGCAGCCGCAAGCCCCTGATGTTGCAGAGGCCATGCAGAGCCTGATGCGGGATAAAGGCTCTATTCAAGCAGAACCGGATTTTGCACGACAATACGAACGGCGGGAACAGACCCGGAAACTGACACAGATTCTGGAAAGGTTATAA
- a CDS encoding TOBE-like domain-containing protein translates to MIAFTPFVFTFLGNVNLFHGRIENGKLCIGDHSIDAPEGLCHSARGEVYIRPHQLDVAEHPVSTGHFRARVSRINAAGPVVKLELTSEWNEPVHVELSQERYKSAAEN, encoded by the coding sequence TTGATTGCCTTTACGCCCTTTGTGTTTACGTTTCTGGGAAACGTCAATCTTTTTCACGGTCGTATTGAAAACGGCAAACTCTGTATCGGTGATCACAGCATAGACGCGCCGGAGGGTTTGTGTCATTCAGCGCGCGGAGAGGTATACATTCGTCCTCACCAGCTTGATGTGGCGGAACATCCGGTCTCGACCGGCCATTTCCGCGCCCGGGTATCCAGGATTAATGCGGCGGGGCCTGTGGTCAAACTTGAATTGACCAGCGAATGGAATGAGCCGGTTCATGTCGAATTGAGTCAGGAACGCTACAAGTCTGCAGCTGAGAACTGA
- a CDS encoding rhomboid family intramembrane serine protease yields the protein MIPLKDDNPVSITPFVTYALIIINVIIFLNQLTLDSRAYQEFVYTYGAVPLQLIHGQNLHSIFTSMFLHGGFGHLLGNMLFLWIFADNIEYLTGHGRFIVFYILCGLAAFLTHFIMAPTSQVPMIGASGAISGVLGAYAIRFPRARVHVLWIFFFIISVDRIPAAIVLGLWFLLQILSAMGASASSAGVAWYAHIGGFVAGILLIGFFQKRRVTVYFRR from the coding sequence ATGATACCGCTCAAAGACGACAATCCCGTCTCCATCACGCCATTTGTGACCTATGCCCTGATCATCATCAATGTGATCATTTTTTTGAATCAGTTGACCCTGGATTCACGCGCCTATCAGGAGTTCGTCTATACCTATGGAGCGGTTCCGCTGCAGTTGATACACGGTCAGAACCTGCATTCGATCTTTACGTCCATGTTTCTGCACGGCGGATTCGGGCATCTGTTGGGCAATATGTTGTTCTTGTGGATATTTGCCGATAATATAGAGTATCTGACCGGACACGGTCGGTTTATTGTGTTTTATATACTTTGCGGACTCGCCGCGTTTTTGACGCATTTTATCATGGCGCCCACCTCGCAGGTGCCGATGATCGGCGCCTCCGGCGCTATATCCGGAGTGCTGGGCGCTTATGCCATCCGGTTTCCGCGCGCCCGCGTGCATGTGCTGTGGATTTTCTTTTTCATCATCTCGGTCGACCGAATTCCGGCTGCGATTGTACTGGGATTGTGGTTTTTACTACAGATTTTGAGCGCTATGGGGGCATCCGCGTCCAGCGCCGGCGTGGCCTGGTATGCGCATATCGGGGGATTTGTCGCCGGTATCCTGTTAATCGGATTTTTCCAGAAACGCCGGGTGACGGTGTATTTCCGACGCTGA
- a CDS encoding TolC family protein has protein sequence MKSIKLLIILFLLISAVHSQESQKQLHEYLKIAAENNPGLRAQFSRYMAELQKAPQAGALPDPAVAFGWFIQPVETRMGPQQLKISASQMFPWFGTLRARENAAVRQAQAEYHTFLNAKSRLFHEVRSTWYDLYVNRRAAEITRENLELLHSFQKLAQAKISAGTVSAVDEYRIEMEIGDLQNQLTLLQDQGVTLKTAFNNLLNKDASTVKTPDTLQTTDLAMSKSEIADSIRINNHRLQRLREQQSARASRITAAQKAGAPSFTLGLDYTFIGEGEDNLPGTDAFVFPKLGIRLPLYRNKYRAMVDEATYQQTAAVEEEADAENDLESMLERAWTDYQDADRRIDLYTRQLQLARQALNLLETEYSTGSSGFEEVLRMERKSLKYGLELERARADKQTAISFITFLTGR, from the coding sequence ATGAAATCTATAAAACTGTTAATCATTCTTTTCCTGCTCATCTCTGCGGTTCATTCGCAAGAGTCGCAAAAACAGTTGCATGAATACCTAAAAATCGCGGCGGAAAACAATCCGGGGCTGCGGGCGCAGTTCAGCCGCTACATGGCAGAACTGCAGAAAGCGCCGCAGGCCGGTGCGCTGCCGGATCCGGCTGTGGCGTTCGGCTGGTTTATCCAGCCTGTGGAAACGCGCATGGGACCACAGCAACTCAAAATCTCTGCCTCGCAGATGTTCCCCTGGTTCGGCACGCTGCGCGCACGCGAAAATGCAGCCGTTCGTCAGGCGCAAGCTGAATATCATACGTTTCTGAATGCCAAATCCAGACTCTTTCACGAGGTACGGAGCACCTGGTACGATCTGTACGTCAACCGCCGCGCCGCAGAGATCACACGGGAAAACCTGGAGCTCTTGCACAGTTTTCAAAAACTGGCTCAGGCCAAAATTTCGGCAGGCACTGTCTCGGCCGTGGATGAATACCGAATCGAAATGGAAATCGGAGATTTGCAAAATCAGCTAACGCTGCTGCAGGATCAAGGTGTTACTCTGAAAACCGCTTTTAACAATCTTTTAAATAAAGATGCATCGACGGTGAAAACTCCGGATACTTTGCAGACAACGGATCTGGCAATGAGCAAATCCGAAATTGCAGATTCCATCCGGATCAACAACCACCGACTGCAACGTCTGCGTGAGCAGCAAAGCGCCCGGGCCAGCCGCATCACGGCGGCCCAAAAAGCCGGTGCGCCTTCATTCACGCTGGGTCTGGATTACACGTTCATTGGCGAGGGTGAAGACAATCTACCCGGCACCGATGCGTTCGTGTTTCCCAAACTCGGTATCCGGCTGCCTCTGTACCGCAACAAATACAGAGCCATGGTGGACGAGGCGACGTACCAGCAGACCGCTGCAGTAGAAGAAGAAGCGGATGCGGAAAACGATCTCGAATCCATGCTGGAACGCGCCTGGACCGATTATCAGGATGCGGACCGGCGCATTGATTTGTACACCCGTCAGCTGCAGCTGGCGCGTCAGGCCCTGAATCTGCTGGAAACCGAATACAGCACCGGCAGCAGCGGTTTTGAAGAGGTTTTGCGCATGGAGCGCAAGTCATTGAAATACGGGCTCGAACTGGAACGCGCCCGGGCCGATAAACAGACAGCAATTTCATTCATCACATTTTTAACAGGACGTTGA